The following coding sequences lie in one Treponema sp. OMZ 790 genomic window:
- a CDS encoding NfeD family protein, which translates to MAWWSIWLLAGVLCIGLELIIPGLVIIFFGFGAVFTSALTLIPFINEALWLQIIIFIICSVLSLVFLRKKFTPIFKGTVFYPDKKSDKYIEELADVVETVFHNKEGRIKYKGTTWSARSLSGEIPQGEVVRVLRREGLTYIVEKVEK; encoded by the coding sequence ATGGCGTGGTGGTCAATCTGGCTTTTAGCCGGAGTTCTGTGTATTGGCTTGGAGCTTATAATTCCCGGTCTTGTTATTATATTTTTTGGATTTGGTGCTGTTTTTACTTCTGCACTTACACTGATTCCTTTTATTAACGAAGCTCTATGGCTTCAAATCATAATATTCATAATATGTTCCGTTCTTTCTTTAGTTTTTTTACGTAAAAAATTTACCCCGATTTTTAAGGGAACCGTTTTTTATCCGGATAAAAAAAGCGATAAATATATTGAAGAACTTGCAGATGTTGTAGAAACTGTTTTTCATAATAAAGAAGGCAGAATAAAATATAAGGGTACAACATGGAGCGCCCGATCTCTTTCCGGAGAAATTCCCCAAGGAGAAGTTGTGAGGGTTTTAAGAAGAGAGGGGCTCACTTATATTGTTGAAAAGGTTGAAAAATAA
- the rpmE gene encoding 50S ribosomal protein L31: protein MRKDIHPKYEETTITCACGNVINTRSTVKDIKVEICSQCHPFFTGKQKLVDTAGRIDRFKKRYNIKD, encoded by the coding sequence ATGAGAAAAGATATTCATCCGAAATATGAAGAAACAACCATTACTTGTGCTTGCGGTAACGTAATAAATACACGTTCCACAGTAAAAGATATCAAGGTTGAAATCTGCTCACAGTGTCATCCTTTTTTCACAGGAAAGCAAAAACTTGTTGACACTGCAGGAAGAATTGATCGCTTTAAGAAACGATACAATATTAAAGACTGA
- the rho gene encoding transcription termination factor Rho: MQAETRTNEIHSDVEQATIEQTRDSIDETFEKKVVIRSRGRKKAESSQDEAEVKPAKKTSLTAKKRVPKDVQEEKEEIPPVSDPSFKIIINDLTKMRMHDLRDMAIKYGVPEDELSLMKKQDVIYHILKNHTNQGGTIFASGSLETLPDGYGFLRSPQNSYLTGTDDVYVSPSQIRLFNLKTGDTVYGQIRSPKEGERYFALLRVETVNFDEPAKSQRRIPFDNLTPLYPREKLNLETTTQEISTRIMNLFCPIGKGQRGLIVAPPRTGKTIMLQKIANAITANHPEVYLIVLLIDERPEEVTDMERTVNAEVISSTFDEQATRHVQVAEMVLEKAKRLVEHKRDVVILLDSITRLARAYNQTMPTSGKVLSGGVDSNSLHKPKRFFGAARNIEEGGSLTIIATALIETGSKMDEVIFEEFKGTGNMEVNLDRKLSDRRLFPAINIKRSGTRKEELLLTEAEMQLMWILRKFISSMDDADIIEFLIDKMNKSKNNEAFLKSMNAGLAQKD; encoded by the coding sequence ATGCAGGCAGAAACCCGGACAAATGAAATTCACTCTGATGTAGAACAGGCAACGATCGAACAGACCAGAGATTCTATTGATGAGACATTTGAAAAAAAGGTTGTAATCCGTTCACGGGGACGCAAAAAAGCAGAAAGTTCTCAGGATGAAGCTGAAGTCAAACCTGCAAAAAAAACAAGCCTGACTGCAAAAAAGCGCGTACCAAAAGATGTTCAAGAAGAAAAAGAAGAAATCCCGCCCGTATCTGATCCTTCATTTAAAATTATTATAAACGATCTCACAAAGATGCGTATGCACGATTTGAGGGATATGGCCATAAAATACGGTGTACCCGAAGATGAGCTTTCGTTAATGAAAAAACAGGATGTGATTTATCATATCCTTAAAAATCATACCAATCAGGGCGGTACTATTTTCGCCTCAGGTTCTTTAGAAACACTTCCTGACGGATACGGTTTTTTGCGTTCTCCGCAAAACAGCTACTTAACCGGAACCGATGACGTTTATGTTTCTCCCAGCCAGATAAGGCTTTTTAATCTTAAAACGGGAGATACGGTTTACGGTCAAATCCGCTCTCCAAAAGAAGGGGAAAGGTATTTTGCCCTTTTAAGAGTTGAGACGGTTAACTTTGATGAGCCTGCAAAGTCTCAGCGTCGCATTCCCTTTGATAACCTGACTCCTCTTTATCCGAGGGAAAAACTAAATCTTGAAACTACAACTCAAGAAATTTCTACCCGCATCATGAATCTTTTTTGCCCGATAGGAAAGGGGCAGCGAGGCTTGATTGTAGCTCCTCCTCGTACAGGAAAAACTATAATGCTTCAAAAGATAGCTAATGCAATCACGGCAAATCATCCTGAAGTTTATCTCATAGTTCTTTTAATAGATGAGAGGCCTGAAGAGGTTACCGACATGGAGCGGACTGTAAATGCAGAGGTTATTTCTTCTACCTTCGATGAACAGGCAACCCGCCACGTTCAAGTTGCGGAAATGGTTCTTGAAAAGGCTAAACGCCTTGTTGAACACAAAAGGGATGTCGTTATTCTTTTAGACTCAATCACCCGTTTGGCGCGAGCCTATAACCAGACAATGCCTACCTCAGGCAAGGTATTATCCGGAGGTGTGGATTCAAACTCTCTTCATAAGCCCAAACGCTTTTTCGGTGCTGCAAGAAATATAGAAGAGGGCGGAAGCTTGACCATCATTGCTACAGCTCTTATTGAAACGGGAAGCAAGATGGACGAGGTTATATTTGAAGAATTTAAGGGAACGGGCAACATGGAAGTAAACTTAGACAGAAAACTTTCAGATCGCCGCTTATTCCCTGCTATCAATATAAAACGCTCCGGAACTCGAAAAGAAGAACTCTTACTAACGGAAGCGGAAATGCAGCTTATGTGGATATTGCGCAAATTCATCAGCTCAATGGATGATGCCGATATTATCGAATTCTTAATAGATAAAATGAATAAGAGTAAGAATAATGAGGCCTTCTTAAAATCAATGAATGCCGGTCTTGCACAAAAAGACTAA